A genomic region of Nitrospirota bacterium contains the following coding sequences:
- a CDS encoding dCMP deaminase family protein yields MKKKNRPGWDEYFINIARAVSERATCLRRRYGAIVTKDNTIISTGYNGAPRGMKDCLSVGRCTRKELKIPHGERYELCHSVHAEANAIIRASAEELSGATIYISGIDNGLRECNSEPCMMCKRIILNAGITKVVYSDGNGGFHIALPPMWLRKRI; encoded by the coding sequence ATGAAGAAAAAGAATAGGCCGGGCTGGGATGAATATTTCATAAATATCGCAAGGGCAGTATCCGAGCGGGCTACATGCCTCAGGCGGAGATATGGTGCAATTGTGACAAAGGATAATACGATTATCAGCACCGGATATAATGGCGCGCCCCGTGGCATGAAAGACTGTCTTTCAGTCGGCAGATGCACAAGAAAGGAGCTTAAGATACCACATGGCGAACGATACGAGCTCTGCCATAGCGTACATGCAGAGGCAAACGCCATAATCAGGGCATCGGCAGAGGAGCTTAGTGGAGCAACTATTTACATATCAGGCATTGACAACGGACTAAGGGAATGTAACTCGGAGCCTTGTATGATGTGCAAAAGAATTATTCTGAATGCAGGGATAACAAAGGTTGTTTATTCCGATGGCAATGGCGGATTCCATATCGCCCTGCCGCCAATGTGGCTGAGAAAACGGATATGA
- the amrS gene encoding AmmeMemoRadiSam system radical SAM enzyme: MAKVRCELCPTECVLAEYEVGGCRVRINKGGVLYSLVYGKPCAVHVDPIEKKPFYHFLPATTAFSIATVGCVLGCKFCQNWQISQAKPEEADFYEIPPEEVVRQAISYKSKSICYTYTEPTVFYEYMLDIAVIAKKYGIKNTIHTCGYIKEKPLRELARHLDASDVDLKAFTEDFYGRICGGRLKPVLDSIVTLKDEGVWLELTNLIIPSLNDSMDEIKEMSRWILKNVGPDTPVHFSRFFPYYKLKDLPPTPPETLDNARKTAMDVGLRYVYIGNIRSTSENTSCHNCKRLLIERHGYFVAQNNIVKGRCKFCNVSIPGVWENT, encoded by the coding sequence ATGGCAAAGGTTCGGTGCGAGCTATGCCCTACTGAGTGCGTTCTTGCCGAATACGAGGTTGGCGGATGCAGGGTAAGGATTAATAAAGGCGGTGTGCTTTATAGCCTTGTTTACGGAAAGCCCTGTGCTGTTCATGTAGACCCAATAGAGAAAAAGCCCTTCTATCATTTTCTGCCTGCAACAACTGCTTTCTCCATTGCCACTGTGGGCTGTGTGCTTGGATGCAAGTTCTGTCAGAACTGGCAGATATCTCAGGCAAAGCCCGAGGAGGCGGACTTCTACGAGATCCCGCCAGAGGAGGTTGTAAGACAGGCGATTTCCTATAAATCAAAGAGCATCTGCTATACATATACGGAGCCAACCGTGTTTTACGAATATATGCTTGACATTGCAGTGATAGCAAAAAAATACGGTATAAAAAACACAATCCATACATGCGGGTACATAAAGGAAAAGCCCTTGAGAGAGCTTGCAAGGCATCTCGATGCCTCTGATGTGGACCTTAAGGCATTTACCGAGGACTTCTATGGCAGGATATGCGGAGGAAGGCTTAAGCCTGTTTTGGATTCGATAGTTACGCTTAAAGATGAAGGCGTATGGCTTGAGCTTACAAACCTCATTATACCAAGCCTTAATGACAGCATGGATGAGATAAAGGAGATGAGCAGGTGGATTCTTAAAAATGTCGGACCCGATACTCCAGTGCATTTCTCACGGTTTTTCCCCTACTATAAACTGAAGGACCTTCCACCTACCCCACCCGAGACCCTCGATAATGCAAGAAAAACAGCGATGGATGTAGGGCTCAGATATGTGTATATCGGAAACATAAGGAGCACTTCAGAGAACACATCCTGCCATAACTGTAAAAGACTTCTTATAGAGCGGCATGGATACTTTGTGGCACAAAACAATATCGTTAAAGGCAGGTGCAAGTTCTGTAACGTCTCCATACCGGGGGTGTGGGAGAACACATAG
- a CDS encoding TIGR00159 family protein: MIKLIMQLTWRDVLDIALVSVILYRLLLIIKGTKAAQMLIGLVILLIASVVSRYLPLYTLDWLLQGFWAYIVIALIVIFQPEIRRALAKIGETSLLGAFTSAEELRSLEEIVRASVAMSNRKIGALIILARETDLKDFIEIGTNLDAKVSKELILSIFHPTSPIHDGAIIIKGNRVVSAGCFLPISPAPKISKALGTRHRAALGITEETDAIAIIVSEETGAISMAIGSRLDAHLDMTGLRNRLTEIFTERKKEL, from the coding sequence ATGATAAAGCTAATCATGCAACTTACATGGCGGGATGTCCTTGACATTGCACTGGTCTCAGTGATACTTTACCGTCTTTTGCTCATAATAAAGGGCACAAAAGCCGCACAGATGCTCATAGGGCTCGTAATCCTGCTGATAGCTTCCGTGGTGTCGAGGTATCTGCCACTTTATACCTTAGATTGGCTTCTTCAGGGGTTCTGGGCATATATAGTGATAGCCCTTATAGTCATCTTTCAGCCCGAGATAAGAAGGGCACTTGCAAAAATAGGCGAGACATCTCTTCTTGGGGCATTTACATCAGCCGAGGAGCTGAGAAGTCTCGAGGAGATTGTAAGGGCATCCGTTGCCATGTCAAACAGAAAGATTGGTGCATTAATTATTCTTGCGAGGGAAACAGACCTCAAGGACTTCATAGAGATAGGAACTAATCTGGATGCAAAGGTCTCGAAAGAACTGATTTTAAGTATATTTCATCCAACATCTCCTATACATGACGGAGCTATAATCATAAAGGGAAACAGGGTCGTATCAGCAGGCTGTTTTCTGCCTATCTCGCCTGCTCCTAAAATCAGCAAGGCACTTGGCACAAGGCACAGAGCCGCACTCGGCATTACAGAAGAGACAGACGCAATTGCTATAATAGTCTCGGAGGAGACAGGAGCTATATCCATGGCAATCGGAAGCAGGCTCGATGCACATCTGGATATGACAGGACTGAGAAACAGGCTTACTGAAATCTTTACGGAGAGGAAAAAAGAGCTATGA